The Methanofastidiosum sp. genome contains the following window.
TGAAGACATTATAAAGATTATTAAAAGAATTGAAGGCTCTGACTCATTTAGAATAGAACAGTCAAATGATCAAAGAGCACTTTATGTTCAATTTGCCCACAATAGAAAAAAGTCTTTAGAAACTGAAGAAGGAAGAAATTTCTTGAAGGATGCAATTATAAAACTTTCTGCAGTAAATGAATATACAGCTGTCAACGCAATAAAGGTATTTGGAAATATTGATGATATGGAAGAAAAGCATCATTTGGATTTAATCAAGGCGATTATTGAAATCATGTCAAATATAACGCCAGAGAAAATGCCAAGCGTTTACAACACAGCTAGAAGGTTACTGATGGGCGCCCCAGTAGCTTTAGGGAAATACAAGGAGATTTATGGAGAACTTGAATTCTTAAAATCGGGATAATATGTCTGAAAACAAAGAATATCTGCCAGTTGTGATAAAAGAAGAAGATATTTTGGCAGTATGTGGATTTGTTAGGCGAGATATTGTTCACAGTAGCCTTAGAATCCCCCACATATCCGTTAATATTATCCCAATAATCCGAGGTACAGAAAAAACAATTCTGCAAAAGAGATCTAAAAAGAGAAAAATAGATCCTTCTAAATATGATTTCAATGGCGGTCATGTAACCTATGAACCTGTCCTTTTATCAGATGATCCGAAGGCGCTTGAACATGCAAACGATAAAACAGCATTACGAGAAACCAGAGAAGAAATAGCGGTTTCAAATGATGGAATGCCTTACGTATTTTCGTCAAAAGATTTGATAAGATTCACAAAAATTGGTGAATTTCTCACGGGATTTAATATACCCGATTCAATAAATGTGGGGTATATGACGGGGTATATTCTATTCATACCATTTGACTCAAAAATAATTATTACTGATGAAAATGAAGACGGAACGATTGAAGAGCTGTCTTACGAAAAAATTGATATCTCAGAAGTTGTATCATTGTTCAAAGAAAATCCTTTAAATTTTGCATGCGGAGCAACTGCAGTTTTAAAAGAGCTATCCAATACAAAAAGCGATGCATATTTTAGATTCTGGCATATTGTAAATTTAAATAAAAATAAAAATATTTAATTTATTCAACGACGAAGATTAATTTAACTGTAGCTTTATATTTAGTTATCTTGCCGTCTGTTACTTTTCCTGTCAACTTTTCAACTTCAACGCCCTTAATATTATGGACTGTTTTTGAAGCAACAAAAACTGCTTTTGCTACAGCATCTTCCCAACTTATCTCCGATTTTCCAACAACCTCAATTACTTTTGCAACGTCAGACATAATAATCCTATTATTATATAATATCTGTCTATAAATAGTTTTGGGGTCAATTAAGAATTGCATTATCTTTATTAATTCTTATTTCCCTATTATTGTCATGACTGCACAGAAAGTATCTTTTTTTAATTCGAGAGGACTTAAGATAGTCGGCATACTTGAGGGTGAAGGCGATAAATGCGTAATAATTTCTAGTCACTTCACTGGATTCAAAGAAGTTAAGCATTACTTCAATCTCGCAAAAACTCTTTCTGATGAAGGAATATGCGCACTTAGATTCGACTTTAGTGACTGCATAGGTGAATCTGAAGGTAAATGTGAAGAGATGAGTGTAACTAATCAGACTATTGATATTATCTCTGCAGTTGATTTCCTTGAGGGGAAAGGTATATGCACTGTAGGGATAATGGGGCACTCACTTGGAGGATTAGTCGCAATAAATGCTGCTGCAAATGACAATCGAATTAAGGCATTAGTCTCAGCAGCAGCTCCAGCAAAACTTGAGTGGGTACACTCTTTAAAGAAAAGGAAGCTCAATGGAAGAAAGATGGTTACATAACATTTCCCTCTTGGAAAAGAGGAAAGATAAGGATAAACTATGGCTTTTATCTGGATTTAAAAAATCAAGATGCAACTAAATTGGTACAAAGAATAAAAGCACCAATTCTTGTAATCCATCCAGAAAATGATGAACTAGTTTCTATTGTTAATTCACAAGGGATATACGAAAATGCAAATGGTCCAAAGAATTTTATCATTATAAAAGGGTCAGACCATATGTTTTCAAAAGAAGAGCATGAGTCTGAACTTATCCGTCTTACTGTAGATTGGTTCAAAAAATGGTTATGAATATTATCAATAATAAATAGATATATTTTTATTATAGAAAATAAATTAATAATCATGTCATTTTTAGTAATTGCATATCCAGAACTTAAAAAGAAGAATTACGATTGGATTCAAGATTTAAGAAATAAATATGACATGCTTTACTATGATGTTGTCAAACCCCATTTTACTTTTGTCTTCCCAGTTTTTAATTTAAATAAAAAGGAACTTATTCATGAAATTAAGGAAAAATCTAAAGGCTTAAAAGAAATTGATTTCTGCCTTAGATGCGCTATATTAAATAAAGATACCTTCAATGATTACTGGCATGTCTTTTTAGTCCCAGATGAAGGATTCAGCAGTATTACAAAAATCCACGATAAATTCTATTCTGGGAAACTCAAAGATGAACTTTTTCTTGCCATTCAATTTACCCCTCACTTAGGTGTTGGGAATTCTACAAATGCAAATGAATGTAAGAAGCTTGTTGACGAATTAAACGAAAAGAACTTCGAGATTTATGGGAAGATAAAAAAGTTAACAGTTGTAAACTATAAAGATAAGAAGGTAGAGGATATAGAAACAATAGAATTAGTGTAGTTATTTTCAATAATTTGTTTTCTTTACTACAATAATCTGCCTTAATGTACCCACTAAACTTAAAAACCTAATCAATATATCAAAGAAAAGAGCTTATAATGAACAATTGGTGGTTATATGACATATAATGTTTCTGAAAAAATTATATCTTCTCACCTAGTTGAGGGTGAGATGCAAAGTCAAAGTCTTATTGGAATTAGAATTGATCAGACTCTTACTCAAGACGCAACAGGTACTCTTGCTTACTTACAGTTTGAGGCAATGGGAGTACCCAAGGTAAAAACCGAGCTATCTGTAAGTTATATTGATCACAATACTTTACAGACCTCTTTTGAAAATGCTGATGACCATAGGTATCTGCAGAGTGTTGCAAAAAAATATGGGCTAATATTTTCTAGGCCAGGTAATGGCATATGCCACCAGCTTCACCTTGAGAGATTTGGCATTCCGGGGAAGACACTTCTTGGGTCTGACAGCCACACACCAACGGGCGGTGGTATTGGCATGATCTCTATGGGGGCAGGAGGGCTCGACGTTGCACTTGCAATGGCAGGAGAACCTTTCTATTTGAAAATGCCAAACATCGTAGAAGTTTGTCTTGATGGAAAGCTTTCTGAATGGACTTCTGCAAAGGATGTAATACTAGAATTACTAAGAAGATTATCCGTTAAGGGCGGAGTTAATAAAATATTTGAATTTACTGGAAAAGGTATTGAGAGCTTATCTGTCCCAGAAAGAGCAACAATTACAAACATGGGTACTGAACTTGGGGC
Protein-coding sequences here:
- a CDS encoding alpha/beta hydrolase, producing MTAQKVSFFNSRGLKIVGILEGEGDKCVIISSHFTGFKEVKHYFNLAKTLSDEGICALRFDFSDCIGESEGKCEEMSVTNQTIDIISAVDFLEGKGICTVGIMGHSLGGLVAINAAANDNRIKALVSAAAPAKLEWVHSLKKRKLNGRKMVT
- a CDS encoding 2'-5' RNA ligase family protein → MSFLVIAYPELKKKNYDWIQDLRNKYDMLYYDVVKPHFTFVFPVFNLNKKELIHEIKEKSKGLKEIDFCLRCAILNKDTFNDYWHVFLVPDEGFSSITKIHDKFYSGKLKDELFLAIQFTPHLGVGNSTNANECKKLVDELNEKNFEIYGKIKKLTVVNYKDKKVEDIETIELV
- a CDS encoding NUDIX hydrolase, giving the protein MSENKEYLPVVIKEEDILAVCGFVRRDIVHSSLRIPHISVNIIPIIRGTEKTILQKRSKKRKIDPSKYDFNGGHVTYEPVLLSDDPKALEHANDKTALRETREEIAVSNDGMPYVFSSKDLIRFTKIGEFLTGFNIPDSINVGYMTGYILFIPFDSKIIITDENEDGTIEELSYEKIDISEVVSLFKENPLNFACGATAVLKELSNTKSDAYFRFWHIVNLNKNKNI
- a CDS encoding dodecin family protein — encoded protein: MSDVAKVIEVVGKSEISWEDAVAKAVFVASKTVHNIKGVEVEKLTGKVTDGKITKYKATVKLIFVVE
- a CDS encoding alpha/beta hydrolase, whose translation is MGTLFKEKEAQWKKDGYITFPSWKRGKIRINYGFYLDLKNQDATKLVQRIKAPILVIHPENDELVSIVNSQGIYENANGPKNFIIIKGSDHMFSKEEHESELIRLTVDWFKKWL